Proteins from one Mucilaginibacter jinjuensis genomic window:
- a CDS encoding CheR family methyltransferase: MLLRTHTGNDFALYKKSTITRRIDRRIAYHQFTDYAQYANYIKDNPEETGNLFNELLIGVTKFFRDAAAFESLKHILKELLKHKKADEPFRVWVAGCSTGEEAYSVAVLLVEAVNELKQKIGPKIQVYATDLDAEALNTHV; this comes from the coding sequence ATGTTGTTGCGTACACATACAGGCAATGATTTTGCGCTGTATAAAAAAAGTACCATTACGCGCCGTATCGACCGCCGCATAGCTTATCACCAGTTTACAGACTATGCACAATACGCCAACTATATTAAAGATAACCCCGAGGAAACCGGGAATCTGTTTAATGAATTACTGATCGGCGTAACCAAATTTTTTAGGGATGCGGCTGCTTTTGAATCCTTAAAGCATATTTTAAAAGAGCTGCTCAAACATAAAAAAGCCGACGAGCCATTTAGGGTTTGGGTGGCAGGCTGTTCTACTGGCGAAGAAGCATATTCGGTGGCTGTGCTCCTGGTAGAAGCTGTAAACGAACTTAAACAAAAAATTGGCCCTAAGATACAGGTATACGCTACAGATCTGGATGCCGAAGCACTTAACACGCACGTTTAG
- a CDS encoding chemotaxis protein CheB, translated as MNVKSGAFKPATGKVVVVGTSAGGMSASIKLLQQLSADFPAPILLVQHISGDASGDALLHELNKSSKLKCVHAVHDELLQSGHIYLAPSDHHLMVVKNGRVQVTKGAQENRSRPAIDPLFRSAAVAFCNRVIGIILTGYLDDGTAGMIAIRRCGGTCIIQDPDDAEYPDMPQNALNQVDADYCLPIAAMGGVLVKLMANPNKKQIKIPTDIQREAKIAERVLSDLASVNALGEQVPFNCPGCGGVLWKIKEGSFLRYRCHTGHAYTAAALLAEQTNKIEETMWVALRMFEERRNLLTTLAKEQTGSASRSAAERAALSQVHIDRIRAILLADDKATISDMPR; from the coding sequence ATGAACGTTAAGTCAGGAGCTTTTAAGCCTGCAACCGGTAAAGTAGTTGTTGTCGGAACTTCTGCAGGTGGTATGAGCGCATCCATTAAGTTATTGCAACAATTATCGGCCGATTTTCCTGCACCTATACTTTTAGTGCAACATATATCTGGAGATGCCTCCGGAGATGCACTGTTACATGAGTTGAATAAAAGCAGTAAGCTTAAATGTGTGCATGCGGTACATGATGAGTTGTTACAAAGCGGGCACATTTACCTCGCGCCGTCTGATCACCATTTAATGGTGGTAAAGAATGGGCGGGTACAGGTTACTAAAGGCGCGCAGGAAAATCGGTCTCGCCCTGCCATCGATCCTTTATTTCGTTCTGCGGCGGTAGCATTTTGTAACCGTGTTATCGGTATTATACTAACCGGATATTTGGATGATGGGACGGCAGGAATGATTGCCATCCGGCGTTGTGGCGGCACCTGCATTATTCAGGACCCTGATGATGCGGAATACCCGGATATGCCTCAAAATGCCTTAAACCAGGTGGATGCGGATTATTGCCTGCCCATCGCAGCAATGGGCGGTGTATTAGTCAAGTTAATGGCGAACCCTAATAAAAAGCAAATCAAAATTCCGACAGATATCCAACGGGAGGCCAAAATTGCCGAGCGCGTATTAAGTGACCTCGCTTCGGTAAATGCGCTGGGCGAACAGGTGCCGTTTAACTGCCCCGGATGTGGAGGTGTTTTATGGAAAATTAAAGAGGGGTCATTTTTGCGGTACAGGTGCCATACCGGGCATGCCTACACGGCAGCTGCTTTACTGGCCGAGCAGACTAATAAAATAGAAGAAACCATGTGGGTGGCCCTGCGCATGTTCGAAGAAAGGCGAAACTTGCTGACCACACTGGCCAAAGAGCAAACGGGTTCAGCTTCACGTTCTGCTGCAGAACGCGCAGCCTTATCTCAGGTGCATATAGACCGCATCAGGGCAATTTTATTAGCAGACGATAAGGCCACTATCAGCGATATGCCACGATAA